Part of the Sphingobacterium sp. LZ7M1 genome, CCGCTGAGCTTTTGAATCTGAAACCCCTGATCGCTCAATGTTTCTGCAACTTTGGGGAACATTGCAGTTGCCTCAGTACCACCTGAATAGCAAAACACATTAGTAATCCCAAAATGATAGGCCATTGTCTGAGCCCAGATCTGTGATAAATGGCTACGGCGGCTGTTATGCGTACAGATGAAATTTAAGCGAATTGTCTGGTTTTCTCTTACCTTCCTCTATATGTAGTCTGCCAATGGCTGTAAAACTGTTTTTCTTTCTTCTGAAATACTATTTGTTGAAATGGATTCAATGGTCGTTATAATTTTATGGTTCATTTTTATGATTTAAAATTAATAGCCTCTTCTTAGATTTTCTGCATATTCATTAGGCAGGGGGCTTTCTTCTACCGCCTTTGCTGCTTTTTCAATGTCATAATCAAATCGTATAAACTCGACACCGATGCTTTCTTTGTTCAGCACAGAACTATTTTCATTGATTGTCAGCATGACGTAAGCTCCCCTCACATCGTTATCCTTAGGCTTCCCAACGGAACCGATATTGACCGCATGACGAAAATGAGCCGGGTCTTCGGATCCAGAATTTAAAATGCGATGGTAAGGTTTGTGCGTATGCCCGAAACACATGATATCTGCATCAGCCTGCTCCATAATCCTGAGCATACTTTTTTCTTCACGGTCTTCAAAAAGATATTCATTGATCTTCCTTGGGCTGCCGTGCACCAAAAGCAAATTGAGCTTATCTTCATTTAATTGAAACTCAACTTTGATATGTGCAGGGAGCGTGCGCAAATAGGCACGTTCATTGTCCTTCATGATAGAATTTGTAAAAGAAATGGAGATATTGCCATTGTCTTTTTCACTATTGGTTTTATAGGCACAGCCACATTCATTGCTCATACGTCCGATACCGAAGTCGTAATTTCCTGCAATGGTTGGAATTTTCCGCTTACGGATTTCGTTAATCACTTCGTTTGGCCATATATTGTAACCTACCAGGTCACCCAAACAATAGATACTATCTGGATTTCTTTTACCGACATCTTCAAAGAAAGCTTCCAAAGCGGGTAAATTGGCGTGTATATCGCTGAATAATGCAATTTTCATATTATATTAGTTACTATTTTTTAAAAATTCTTCAATCTCAAGTATTGTTT contains:
- a CDS encoding metallophosphoesterase, with the protein product MKIALFSDIHANLPALEAFFEDVGKRNPDSIYCLGDLVGYNIWPNEVINEIRKRKIPTIAGNYDFGIGRMSNECGCAYKTNSEKDNGNISISFTNSIMKDNERAYLRTLPAHIKVEFQLNEDKLNLLLVHGSPRKINEYLFEDREEKSMLRIMEQADADIMCFGHTHKPYHRILNSGSEDPAHFRHAVNIGSVGKPKDNDVRGAYVMLTINENSSVLNKESIGVEFIRFDYDIEKAAKAVEESPLPNEYAENLRRGY